ATGTACTTAACGGCTTTGGAACACCTAAATTAGGTGAGTGCAGATTTCTCCTTTCCCACGGCATTCAAGGTGCTAATTTTTACTTGAGGAaacaatttactttttttttaagtctccACTTTCATTCGtctttcctccaaattttaatttccttgcgaggtgaaaaatatcgtttttttagCTCTCGAGCACTCAATTCGCGAACCGTTTCACTCTAAGTACATTTTTGTGTCTCAATCCGATCCTGGTCATTACTTATGTCCGAAGAGATTTAGCCAACGGGCGGATTTCCATTGGATTGGGTCCCGACGAGACTTTCTGTCGAGAGCATTCCGTCAACCCATTAGCAGGTGTTTGGGCATCGTATTTTGTTACCCCCCCTGAACGCAAAGTGATTGGATGAGTCCAGATGGGAGAAGCTCATAGCGTGAGCTCGGAAGGTGCTAAAAACCAATTCTCTTCAACTCCACCGACTTTGGAGGCCGTGAAAGGAGTTCTCCATATTTGTGAGCGGAGAACGCAGGAAAATTTACATAATGAGGTCGAGTCGGCCCATCTGTCTCGATTGAAACCGTCGTATCCGATGACCACCGCGATGGCTCCGAGGATTTTTAAATTGCGAACAATCCCAGCTTTAAGGGCTTCATCGTGGTGTCGGCATCGGTGCCGCTGAGTTGGCGTGATTCCAATCGAAATCCTCTCATTATGAGCCTCATTTGCCAAATTAGGCGTCATTTAGATGCTTCGAGAGTTCGTTACGGGGCTCAGTGGATTTCATCTCCTTTATTCGGGATAATCAATTTGATCCCACCCAACTCAGTTTCCCTCTTATTATTTGTAGTGGAAATCAGGAATTTCTTGGAAACTTTGTCACTTGATTTAATGAGGGTACGGTGATGCTTAACTTTATTTAATCTTGAATGATTATTCATGATGGTGTAGAATATTCGTGCCAAGAAGGAATATATACAACAGACCTGTGAACATTGAACATCACCATTATTATTTGTGCCCTGCAGTCGTAGAAGCGTTCGATTGAGAACGAAGATAATAACCTGTAATGGGTTATCCTGAGGTAACATTCCTTTGAGTCATTTTTACCAGTACGGGAAGGTCTTTGCTAAAATTTTTGACGACAACTCCGTTCAGTCAATAGGCTTTTCACTCAGCCTTTTAGTGATTTGTAATCTTCCAATATTTCCCGTTTCCTTTGTAGCCGTAGCCAGTCTTAATATTAGATTTATTATCTTCAACCCTCCATTTCCGCTCGATATTTATGTCTCCATATGAACGCAGTTTACTAATCATACTCCTCCAAAGAACTTGTTTACTCCAATGAACTCCAACTTACTTGTTTTACTAAATATTGCACTCTCATCTGTGTTTTGACTACATTTTATGCTTCACAGTCAAGGACTTCTGACCTATTACTCAGAAATAAAATCTCTAATAGTTGAATGTGAATAAGTTGCAAATTGCACGAAGAAAAGAGAATCATACTTCTAGATGATCATTATACTTGCAGAAATATTACTAAATATCTCATTTCATTGATTTAGAAACATATTCTTTTCatcgcatattttaattttaacggtTAAACTTTCTCGGTATAATTAATCAGTGAGGTAAATATAATCTTCTGCTCGGATTTAGCTaaccaaaatttttctttcttgtcTACCCCACAGCCAGCGAGACATTCCAAGCTCGAGAAAGCTGACATCTTGGAGATGACCGTCCGGCACTTGGAAACGCTGAGGAGACAACGCGCCGCACTCTCCGCGGCCGCCGACCCAACCATCCTCAACAAGTACAAGGCGGGCTTCAGCGAGTGCGCCGCGGAGGTGTCCAGGTTCCTCATGAGGCACTCTGCAGACGCGTCCGAGGCCAACTCCGCTTCATCCTCACCCTCCATGGACCAACACTTCAAGCGGAGGCTGCTCTCCCATCTAACCCACTGCCTCAACGGCGTGTCCACCACCGAGAACGGAGGCAACGCTCCAGCCAGGCCACCAGCGGAGCCCATGGACGACTCCCCTCCTCTGCCGCCCCTGGCCCCCAAGCAGGGTCCAGGCGTTCCCGGCGGCATGGCACCCTCTGCCCAGGCGACCTCCGCCCTCTTCGCCGCCACCGGCCTCCAGCTGCTCCCGACGCGACTGCCCAACGGAGACATCGCTCTGGTCCTCCCTGCCCAACAGCAGAGGACGACCTCACCCAACTCCGCCTTCCGGGTGCAACCACCCCCACCATCCACGACGCCTTCTTCGTCGTGTTCCTCCTCGGAGAACCCTGGGTCGCCTCCGCCCCTTCTGGCCGTGCCCACCCCCGCCTTCCACCCCTCGAGGACCGCCTCCACGGCCTCCTGCtcttcctccgcctcctcctccgcctccatgTCCCCGGTGGCCTTCGACACCCCCGGCGC
This genomic interval from Ischnura elegans chromosome 5, ioIscEleg1.1, whole genome shotgun sequence contains the following:
- the LOC124158880 gene encoding protein hairy; the protein is MGASGSPGSAGVPTTVGGSPMVVVGGGVVAPAGAVGGPMVPAGAQAAPGGNPGGTAADVAGSNTAAVAVTGSAMPAAHRRSATDNRRSNKPIMEKRRRARINNCLNELKALILDATKKDPARHSKLEKADILEMTVRHLETLRRQRAALSAAADPTILNKYKAGFSECAAEVSRFLMRHSADASEANSASSSPSMDQHFKRRLLSHLTHCLNGVSTTENGGNAPARPPAEPMDDSPPLPPLAPKQGPGVPGGMAPSAQATSALFAATGLQLLPTRLPNGDIALVLPAQQQRTTSPNSAFRVQPPPPSTTPSSSCSSSENPGSPPPLLAVPTPAFHPSRTASTASCSSSASSSASMSPVAFDTPGAFALTVPRLSPGRIQAVKPVAVVAGSPAAQPPMSRATAETMGRTRPMSPPLQKPLSLVMKRCPAQEEIREEDGCPWRPW